gtatctcttaaaattttttaaataaataataaaatatttaaaaataatccttgaatctaatttctttttctatgatttgaagatccttatctctaCAGGATAATCTTAAATGTATAAATATTTCAAGTTAGGTTTTCTCTACTAATCCATAACTAAAAATTAGTTGATAGAATTAACTTATTAGAAACtatattcaagatatacatagttgttcTTATGGCTTTATTTGATATTGATTCAAGTATAGAAGAATAacttatcatgctcctaaccataaagtataattttatctttcaaaaatatttttttgtggcATATCTAGTAAAGCATACTAAGCATAAATACTTCACTTTTTTAGGAATTTAGCAAAAGAACTATAATTATGATTAGGCTCATCATATTTACTATAAAATTTATCATCCCTATTAGATATGATAATTTTAATCCTTTTATCTAATTGTCTCTTGACTTTATTTATGTGCACTTGAAGGTGTTAATAACTTGAGACTTTATATGAATTAAAtacatataatcatatctcaatcaGTTATTTATAATGTGATAAAATGCCTCTTTCTACTAAAATAGGAAATATAGAGTGACTCATATATCTAAGCATATATAATATCAAGGAGTTTATGAAACTATGCTTCATTCCAATATTTGATTATGGGATCGTTATAAACTCAAGATTTATATTAATTCtgtataaatcatcatatagaaaaaagttaatttttattgaattatgGTAAGTTTAAATTCACCAAAAAAGAaataatatcatgataattttagaaaaaaaataaatttctagaattataggaacataatatcaaataaatcatttttAGGTATAAGTGATAAGTACAAACTACTATCACATTCACTTTAAGATAATTccttataatgatgaatatttcataCTCTTTAGGTTCCCATATTAAAATGAATctctattattgataatataagTTGAAGCATTAGTGTCAATATATCAAGTATTAGAAAAAGACTTATGTAACATTCGATTCGAAAGGTTAGACTTATACTGTTTTAGTTCGAACCAAAACTTTTTATCCTTTTTCATATTCCCTTTCTTACCACATAAGTAACACTTTGTTAtgatgattttttcttttataagtttatataatatttataaatttagttaatttatttgataaattatacTTTAACCTTTTATTATTATTCACTTTTTGAGTATTAcccaaaatattattattattttattttaatcttaaTACTTTCTAAACACATATACTAGTCAACTTATTTAAATTTTACTTATCTTTAATTTTAATATAGTGAATTTTAAATGAGCcaaagaagaaataaaattaagaataaattatatgataaagaaCTCAACTATATTCATGCTCAATATTCTTGAGCTTACAACTTTGTGAACCATACTAAGGATACAatcttaaattcatcaaataCTATTATATTGAATTTCAATCAATTCttttattaaacatcaactaatgacttattgataaatttaaataaattttaaatattttagtatgcTAGTTGTAGACCATAATAaagtttaaatattattaataattatcataaaattgagtatttttaaaaaaaattgatcacttatcttaattatttgtttCACATAATTTTTAGTAGTTATGTGTATGATCCTTTCAACTAATTTGATCAAGATCTAACATATATAGTATTAATTGTATATGCTCAAGCTATTTATAATAATTGAATCtgaaaaatatgatcatttatAAGAATACACAAAAGGAAGTActactataataatataatataatattaatattttaagtttttcaatagatgttaaattattgatatcatcTTTATTTCActttttgggtgaaatattaacatatctagtATTTATAGAGTATTAATATCATCCTTATAGAACTTATAGAATAGTGTTATTATCTTTAGGTATATAACCATAAGTTACATAATAGTATTATCCTAtcctatcatataattatttgaagtagattccctttgagattatctaaatctcctaattatatgtgtcatatgaatattatttatgactaattatttaatataattttataaattattagtctaggtcactttgaTGACTAAAAAAGatcaatatataaaataaaatttaaaatatcttataaatgataaatatttattataattcatatcccataagcctaCCATCCTACGCTACTTTGATAGCTATCAATAAGATAAAACTTAggatataagttacaaataatattcaccgaattttcttgattttatttatattaaaatagtttaataataattataataatattaatcagtataaaaaaactcatatgataactataattatGATGAAACATAAATAATACCttcatgtgaaaaataaataatttttttttaattttaaacatatatatgtgaataatcaaataaatattgaagaataataattaaatttttaattatcacatgcaaaattttatcaatatgtcatatgagaaaactataaaaaaaaatcatattttattttttatcccaTATAAAATTTTTAGACTAATCAATCATATTTAATTGGGTAGGCCCAAAATTGGGCTCCTCAAATTTAGCTTATAGATTTGGGTCAACCATTCGTGAAAATGAGGCCCGTCAAAATTAAAGTTGATTaaaatttagttttttttaattcgatcaaaatttgattaatcgaatcaaaatataattaagcaatcaaaatacaatcataattaagtccaatcaaaatatttgattaaaataaattaaataaattaaatttataattgaagatataagtaaaaaattttaatttctaaaaggTAAAACTATATTTTTACTTAAGATgtaataaaattatctaattttagaagggcataaatgaaaaataaatttaaggactcagtttgaaaattttaatttttaaaagtaaaaatattcttaaaaaaaatataattctctTTCATAGCTACCCCTACTACATTCCATCTTGTCCACCCACACAAGTGGGCGGTGCAACTACTGTTTGTCGCCTATGCGCCTGGTGGCATGACTCTTCTCTTATGGTTGATCGATGACCTCATCGATCACCATGCCATACTAGTTTCTCACCGGTGGAATACCTTCTCATTGCCCTAGTGATTGAGAGACTATACACATATGTTGATACGCAACCCTCATGTTCGTCGTGGTACACGAATGTGCACATGTGTCCGTTGTGCAACTATTGGGAAGTCTAATTGATGCTGATCGTGACCAACAAATGCCATAGCGGTGTCGCTGTAGTCACCATAGTCACAGCACTACTATAGTTGCACATAGCAATACTACTATAATTGCTATAGCTACCCTAGGCAACAACATTGCTACAACCACCTACAATCAAAGTAGGTTGACCACCGCATCTCATGGTGCTTTCGCTGCATGTGTAATCATTTCCTGCGATTGGGCTAGCAACCACCAAAGACCACCACCCTCAATAATACTGTTGTCGACAATAAGTTATCGATAGTGATCCATCGATCAAACATGAAAAATCTCCTTTAAGCAAGTGATAGGATAAACTAGATAGAAATTAGATCGACGACACAAACAGATTGTTTAagcatcataaatcaaaatcaaataacacATTTTTACAAGCGAAAGATACTAATAAACAAATCTAAATACACAATAGATCTGAAATACTTTTATGatttaaagtatttgatttcaaaacataattttgaTACTAATTATAAGCATAAAGTATTTGCTAAAAGCTTTTTTAGCAATATCTTTCGATATTGCTAAAAAAGGTTTTATCTGATTTGTAGGTGCACTGTCATCAGATTTGAAAGCTACAATAATGTTGATATGCACGAAAAGCTAAACTTacatttttctctctttctatccTTCGTAGAACCGCTATTAGTGATAGATTAGGGACAAAGGGGAATGATAGAAGATTTGTCATCTCTCAATGATGACTGATTATTTTGTTCCTAGGAGGTCCTATCCTTCTATAGATAAAAGTAGAAGGTTTATGATCAGTAATTAAGAAAATCTCTCTTAAGTCATCTAGTAAGGAATCATATTATAACTAGACTTTCTTTATATTGGTCGATAACCATAAttaaaatccaatcatatctataatatattttatctaatcagATAGAACCACATAATCTAATAATTTTTCCTATAATCATTTATAGTATTTAGTAAAGAAAATAACTACATGATCAAACATGTTGGTGACCACATACTTTTTAACAAAATGAAAAATGAGGCTCTTGAGATGAAACACATTTAATCAACTAGCTTCCTAGTGGGAGACATCTACTAACTTGTGAAGTCAAGACAATTAGACACCATAAAGTAATTAGGATACTTGGGCAAATACTAAAAGTCATCATGAAATAGATGTCCATAATAATAGATGCAAAGTTCATAGTGTCAAAGattatgataatatgttttttCCTTCTTTACATCAACAACATATCCATTGTGGACATCTCATTCTTGGTGGACAAACTCAAGAGTTTTATCTTATTCTTTGTGGTGCATGAAATGAATTATGTTGTCCTAACATATATAATTTGTTACGTGACAGATTCAAGTGCCACCAATGAACGAGACTGACATGTTCTTTATAATCGAGCCTTCACTATCTACATTTACTCACACCATGATCAAGTTTTGGATTCACCACATATCACTACTTACGTACCCACATTTttgtataaaattttatcttcttAATTTTCTCTTATCCATATTATCAGAACAGgttaaaacattttttttctgatgaagtttttgtttttattgGATAGCAAAATCTCAAGATTGCATCTTGTTTTCATTGATCCTACCATATTTAATACATGTTCAAGTTATCAAAACCCTATATAACAAAGGACTCTCACCTACTGAAACTACTATCGCATACCCAAATAGATCATTTAATCGCTTTAATTTCGTGGAGTATTAGTTTTACAAGTGATTAttgataaatcaagatttaaTTATGGACGTCGTTTGAGATTTGATATTTCGCaataagaaaagttattggattccCGCAGCATTTGGTGTAAAAGCATGGGGTTTTTTAAGGATGCATAGTCGTATAGCCCTGATTGAAGTAATCGAAAAACATTTATTTGTTGAATTCGCTTTGGTTGTCTTATGATTGATTTTTttcgttttgttttgttttgggcTCAGATTATAGTAAATAAtaaatcatgattatattataaAGGATTATTAAGGCCTTCCTCTTTTTCACCATGAAGCCCTGAAATGAAAGTGATTACATGTCTTGGAATAATTCCTTTTCAATATTTATTGTAATAATTTGACCACTTCATATTATTATGCAACAGTAAGATGGTTGACTTCATCAAATTAGGGCACTTTGATGGATTCAATTTCCACAACTGGTGAATATTCGAATCCACCACTGCTTCTAACTTCATGGTAAAATTTTCTTTATCATTTTAACCAAAAATCTCATATTTGTCGATACCTATGCCAAATTTCCTctcatatttaatttatatattggGATTATAAAAAGTATTTAATTCATGTATTATACTAATaaacgttatatatatatatatatacaatatagtAATAAAAGTTGGTGATGATTTGAACcacacaaaatttttttttttgtgagcatGGATTGAAATAACAAATTTCTAAAACAAATAGATTTGTGATTCAATAGCAATATCCCAAGTGAATAAAAAATCAATATAGCTTTGGTTTAAAAAATTTTCACCAGCAATAGAAATAATAAAGTTTCtcataacaaaaagaaaaataaaagagttaTCTGGAAAGAGAACTCCATGCATGAGAAATAGTATTAAGCCTGATTAGCAGATACAAACACATTTTCTGCTCGTCCAAAATCTTGTAAGTCATATTAGATTAAACTTAACATATAATCATTTATGATTCGAGAAATGACGTAACGATAATGTAATTTATGACTTAATTCTCTGCAAAATTAATGATAATCAATTGTGAGATACAACATTGTCTATTTAGAAAGGAGCATAGAATAGTTTGGAAAATTAATAAGCCGTAGGAAGATAGTGCTAAATTACATCTTTTTGTGTTCATTTTTCTATTATTCCTGAGAATTAACTAGCATTCACAGAAACatctaagtatatatatatatatatatatatatatatatatatatatatatatatatatatatatatatatatatatatatatatatttggattcACTTGCCAGCCAGTTAAGCATTAAGTCTATTAAAAAAGAAGCCTCGAGTCATCTAGAAATTGTATGAGCCAAATGCATATATAATCATTTTATTTCCCTTTTGTGATTGCTAAATTTTGCTCTGAACAAATTTAGAATTTTGATCCATAAATTATCGTTTTCGTTAAGAGGATTGCCACATTCCTTTTAACTTCTGATTTGTAGTTCAGGTTAATTTGATGATGGAATCTATCTTTCAAGCATGCGGTGCCCATTCCATGAAATAATAATGTGTGTGCCAACTTTGTTGTCTAGTTGCATATATTATTTCCTAACCAATTACTCGACAATAGTTGATAATAAAATGACCACAGAAATAGCCTAAAGGAGCAGACAAAGATCCAGCAAGCATAGGATGAGGAATAAAATGACCACAGAAATGCTTTCTCATACCACTAACTTGATAAAAAGTTAAGCAACTTTGCACATTTTTCACCACAATTAGGAAGACAATTTTGGGAAAATGCATTAGAATGCAATTATATCAGACAAGCAATTTTGGacatttttttttacatcaagGTAATGAATACCGGACAAACTGGATTTTATAAGCAATCATCCAGTCAAGCATATATAACCTATCATACCCAAACTTAAGATCCTAAAACTTGCATTGTAAGATCTATGTTTCCACAACTCAATCATCCTCTTACAGAAAACATCATAGCTAAATATGATCAGTAGGAATCCTAGCTAAAATAGAATACtaatttttttaatagtttatcatAATGTGTGAACAGTCCAAAGCAATATATATTACAGATCATTTCACACCTGACACTTGATAAGACAGACTTTGATCCTCTTGGACATAGAGGTTTCAGTAACATGCACCATTTATAGAAAGGAATAACCATTTCTGTGACAACTTGGGGAAGTAGTTCTCTCGATGCTTAATTCTGATGATAACTCACATAGCAGCACAATCTAGCTATATCTGAGTTCCTAAAACGAGCTAAAACATTCATGTTCAGAAGAGCTCGCATCGTCACAAGGAGAATGAGTGTGTCTGCCCTCATATGTCGTGATGACCATCCGGCAATCTTCGGACAATCTTTCGACTCTTTTCTTCACCCGGCAATTGCTATGAGTGCAACGATAGTAGCTTCTGCTGACAAATGGGAGATGACAAAGGATTATAGAGAGCTTGATATTTGGTATAGAATCTAATATTCATCATTGGCGTAACATATAAACCAATTGGAGTACCAAAATAGAGATTTGATGATCTTTTCAAGAATCCAACCATATTTATCATTGGAGTACCAAACTAAAAATTTCACTCGGTACAGTCTTTTTTGTCTTCATAATCCTGAACTACATATGCCTATGAAAAAGCAATATTGGGAAATGAAACCAACATCAAGTACTTTGTCATTAACATTAATGTTTGTCAAAAGGCTGAACAACTTGACTAGATTTTTCTTAGTGACTATCCAATTGAATGTACTTAACTCctagatatacatatatgttttgatatgtatgaggagttttaggaactatatACTTCAATATATATAGTGAACATCTTCCATTTGGTTATATTTTGACCGCTTTAAGTCTAATTATACAGTGATATTATTGGTTCACAATCAATCATCaatcaaaagaagagaaaataaatttataaacatATCAAGATTTTCTTTTCTAAGGCAACTAGCTACTGTCAGTGACACCACTGTTTGAGTTGTTAGATTGAATAATGATGAAAACGAAATTGCTTAAAATTGAAATAAGCAGTTGTTAGATTGAGATTTATGCTCATTACAAGCAGTTTACTTTCTTCCTTTGGTTCATTCGTATAAATTTCGATTACAGCTGATATGACTTTTTTCGTGAACCTTCACATGAACTAAATAATGTCTAATATGCTCCTGTAAGTTGCTCTACTTTTCGATGATTTAGTTTCGAGTTTTATGGTCAATTGGCACCTGGCTTCTGTACAGATTATGCTCATCAAATATAGACTAGTACTTGTACGAGACTTGTGTGATGGAATTTAACACCATACCTCGGATGGAGGCTATTCTTCACAACCTTTTGCCCATATTTTCTCCACTTGTAGCCATCGTCTAGCACATCCACATCGCTTCTCGTTTGGAAGCAGAACCTTGGCTCCCTCATCTTCCTTCTTACCTTCACCTTGCCCTTCTCCAAAGATGAGCTTCTCCACCTGCGTGTGTGcatgtcagagagagagagagagagagagagagagagagagagagagagagagagagagattcataCCATGAATTGGCACCACCATCCCTGCAAGAGCCCGTTTGATCATTGCGACCTTTGGAATCGGAGGTCGCCACCTGGTTATAAACGACATAGAGATCCAGATAGAGGAGCTGAAGAAAGTTATGCATCCCTAGACAGGTGCAACTAGTACAAACCCACACAGATCTATGCAGACTCGCGTACCTCCTCATTGCTCCAAGGCTTGGACATGGACTTGTCACAGCTAGCGGCAGCGGCGTTAGTGAAGGGAACAACATCAGTCGATAGCAGAAACGGAGTTCCATCGGGTGGAACTAGGAATCCTAGGCCTTGGGCGTTCTCCTTCGGATGCTCGAACTCCATTTGGTGCACCATGGATGGCCTTGAGACTGGAGGGACATCAAGAAGATAGCAGCGTGAACCTCCTACTCCCTGGCCTCCTTCCATCAGCGATGATATGTCAACCTCTCCTGCCCTTCTTCTTGTTTGGACTTTACTCTTCCTATCCTACTGCTCTACGAATATACATCTGTCTGAGAGCATCGAGCAGCGAAGGCAGGAAACTATTTCATCGGTCCTTCGGTGTTCTGAACAGCACTTCGGAACCGGCAAATGCCGGTTAGGTGTCAGAATTCTCTGGTGTCATACATCTGTAGTCGTGATCCACAGAGAACATAGATAGAGGGGGATGATTACTGTATCCAAATGCAGTCACTGATGCACTTATTTTGGTCGTTACCTTTGACCCAAGTATTGACTGCCCTTTACTTTGTCTCTTTTACTTTAAGAGAGATAGGATAGTCGTGATTAAGTTTATATACTTGAAGTGCCCCAAAGGAACTCTGGAATTCTAAGGTGGAGTCAAATCCTTGCACTTTTCCTCTTTCTCCACCTCATGCTTGTTTTCCTAAGAAATATGGAACTCTGGAATTCTAAGgtggagtcaaatccttgtactcATTCTTCTTTCTCCATCTCATGCTTGTTTTTCTGAGAAATATGGAATCCCTAATCGGTGCGGGAAAGTTTGGCTTTAGCTGATACACTCATTGGTAAGCTAGATGTCGATCCAGGAACAGAAGACTAGTAAAAGGAAAAGTTTCCTGCCAAGCATAATGGACCTGAATTCTTTTGATAAAAAGAAATAGATCCCAACCTGGTTTGTCTTTTTCAATCATGAAATATAGACGTACACTGAAGCTGAAGTCCTAATGCATGATGTCTATGCATGCACTAAAGCtactattttgtttttatttcagATATGAGTTACAAGCACTAACATCCGAGATGGAGACCTACCTATCCAATCATGCCATTAGGATTATACGTCCCTCGTGTATGCTATTATAGTTTAATCAGTTAACATCCTCCGTATCAAATAAGAAGAAGATTCCTGTAGACCATTGCAACCTTTTCATGGTCATAATGGAAGATTTGGATCGAACTGTGGTACTGTCTCAGATGCCTTCTCGTGCAAGAAGCCATTTGAAGTACGTCAAAGCTCTCTCGATTAACAACTAGTAGAAGCGTCTTTATCGATCTCTGGAATATCGACAAAAACGCTAAGTCTACAGCAAACCAGGATTCTATGGTAGAGCACAAAAGCCCCGCTGCAGCCATTGGTCTGGTTGTCTTTCACTTTTACTGCCGTTGTTGCTTTCATTGTCATCGTCATTGTCGCAGCCATGATTACTTATGGTAGTAGTATCGATATCCAGTTGCACTTCAAATTTCCTCTGAAGACTTGAGTGCGCTACTGGAATCGGGTCCATTCTGCTCCTCAACACAGCAACACCGGCTCTATGAAATCATGAGCTGCTCAGATCCTTCCAAATCGTCTTGCAATCAATGCTTCTCCCCACTCGACCACCGAGCAGAAGAAAGGTAACATTTACTTTTCCCACTCATTCTCTCACCTCTCCCTCCTTCCACGGAATATTGGAACCCCGGGTGAAGTAGTCCTCAGATAAAGAGTGGCTTCTCAGAGCCCAATATCTACCTTCTCTTCACTTGCACTCATCTGCATTGTGGATTGTAGATCTCGTCCGATACCATCTCATGGCAAATGTAGATTCCATCTTTGTGTTGTCTATGACAGCCTCAAGCATAAGACTCAAAAGGGAACTCAACCCTGTTCTGTAGGCAAACAAATCCACCACGAAAACTGCAATTGCGCCCGTGCTTACATTCTTCTTACATAAACTCACTCGAGAACATGTTCTCTGACATTTTCTTCTCAGGAATAGCATGTTGGAGGAGGACTTTTATTTGCTTGCTTGATGTTTGATCTTTTTGGGGTACTGGAAGTTGAAATGAACTGCCAATCGAGGTTCATTTCCTTTTATTTGTTGCAGATAGCTAATATAAATCACATGGTTATAGTACAAAGATCAATGATTCGATCAAAGACCTCTTCCATTACTCGGAGGGAGGAGAAAGATGTACATGTAACAATCGCAGTAGCTGCCACCATCAAGTTGCATTAGATTTTCAAATGCAATTGTTGATTTCATTCATCCCTAAGACTTTGAATCTGGTTGTCAATGTTCTTCAACTCCTCAAGACCTTAGTTATTCTTAATACAAATGAAAACCAAGGACCACCGAGTTGAGGATGTTGATATTGAAACTAAGACGGGGACAAATTCTTTGGTGGACCAAATTCATAGCTTTTCCATCGATCATCAACCTTGAATgaaaatgaatgattggaatgaggacAAGGAACACAACCTAAATGAGTCGTAGTCTTTGGAATGCAATCCTTAGCCATCCTAATTTCCTATCTCATTTGACTCCGACGAAGTCATGGCTCTTCTTTCGTTTTGACTTTCTAATATTTGACTCACTTTTTTGTCCTCAAATCAATCTTAAATTCTTGTAAATGTCATCTTTTTAATTaaatgagtatcatgaagagtgTTATGAGTCAAACTTAACATCATACGAAATCTGACTCTTTTAATTTATAGCAATAATGCGAGGTTATTCCTACTTTCTTTTGGATTTAAATCTTGCacataaatatttttctgaatATTTACGATTTATCTGCAACTTCTAAGTTTATA
Above is a genomic segment from Musa acuminata AAA Group cultivar baxijiao chromosome BXJ3-4, Cavendish_Baxijiao_AAA, whole genome shotgun sequence containing:
- the LOC103981988 gene encoding probable WRKY transcription factor 12; translated protein: MEGGQGVGGSRCYLLDVPPVSRPSMVHQMEFEHPKENAQGLGFLVPPDGTPFLLSTDVVPFTNAAAASCDKSMSKPWSNEEVATSDSKGRNDQTGSCRDGGANSWWRSSSLEKGKVKVRRKMREPRFCFQTRSDVDVLDDGYKWRKYGQKVVKNSLHPRSYYRCTHSNCRVKKRVERLSEDCRMVITTYEGRHTHSPCDDASSSEHECFSSF